One Periophthalmus magnuspinnatus isolate fPerMag1 chromosome 15, fPerMag1.2.pri, whole genome shotgun sequence genomic window carries:
- the rgs17 gene encoding regulator of G-protein signaling 17, translated as MPRSVSGVEMRKRQAAHIEAPAPAPGQPRPNTCCLCWCGCCKCLWNEDRMERSERQTCKMDSIEAGDEQHPTLDEVLSWARSFELMLRSLEGREVFREFLRSEYSEDNLLFWLACDELKTETNPAVVEEKARIIYEDYVSILSPKEVSLDSRVREGINQSLAEPSNLMYEEAQLQIYTLMHRDSYPRFLNSSVYRDLLASRRRTCLDT; from the exons ATG CCCCGCAGTGTGAGTGGAGTGGAGATGAGAAAAAGGCAGGCGGCTCACATCGAGGCTCCAGCCCCCGCCCCCGGACAGCCCCGCCCCAACACCTGCTGCCTCTGCTGGTGCGGCTGCTGCAAGTGTCTGTG GAATGAAGACAGGATGGAGAGGAGTGAACGACAAACCTGTAAAATGGACAGTATCGAGGCTGGAGACGAACA ACACCCCACTCTGGATGAGGTGCTGTCGTGGGCTCGGAGCTTTGAGCTGATGCTTCGATCTTTAGAAGGACGAGAGGTTTTCAGAGAATTCCTGCGCTCCGAGTACAGCGAGGACAACCTGCTGTTCTGGTTGGCCTGTGATGAGCTGAAGACGGAAACCAACCCCGCGGTGGTGGAAGAAAAAGCGAGAATCATATACGAAGATTATGTGTCGATATTATCACCCAAAGAG GTGAGTCTGGACTCTCGGGTCAGAGAAGGAATCAACCAGAGTCTAGCAGAGCCCAGTAACCTGATGTACGAGGAGGCCCAGCTGCAGATCTACACCCTGATGCATCGCGACTCCTACCCTCGCTTCCTCAACTCGTCCGTTTACAGAGACCTCCTGGCCAGCAGGAGGCGCACTTGCCTCGACACCTAA